The following proteins come from a genomic window of Halococcus saccharolyticus DSM 5350:
- a CDS encoding ABC transporter substrate-binding protein has protein sequence MVNNGNESNGERGNDSSADDGRSSRRTFLKATGGAAVGTAVAGCLSLGGGDDGGSGGGGSGGGSGESGSGTGGGGNGSGGSGGTGSGGNGSDGGGDNGTSGGSGNASGGSGGSADIEGPITIGALAPNPENDPIGGSIVNGAELAVAEINENGGIGGAEVELAVGNTEEDPSTGQQRYRELVLNQDADVTTGVFTSEVLLNIMDDIAQQQTVHLTAGAASTEVSAMIAEDYEQFKYHFRAGPLNDLDLGRNLIDFGEANFEAMGWDSTYAMVEDYTWTEPISELFNESLSEVGVEVAGNQRYASGTTNFGPLFDDVQSSDASGMFTAMAHTGTEAVVQWAKQQRPFGFAGIHVPMQLPSYYEAVNGACLYGVTQTSATPQSEVTEKTQPFVEAYNEEYDSYPVYTGYIAYDAVKLYAAMVEQTGTTDADELVSAMEEASFTATTGNLQFYGRDENHPHDPIYSEDAIYPVFLQWQEGEDGGGVQEVIWPEQYKTADYQPPAWI, from the coding sequence ATGGTTAACAATGGTAACGAATCGAACGGCGAGCGTGGCAACGACTCTTCTGCTGACGATGGACGCAGTAGTCGACGGACGTTTCTGAAGGCAACCGGCGGCGCAGCGGTTGGGACGGCGGTTGCCGGCTGTCTCAGCCTCGGTGGCGGCGACGACGGTGGTTCTGGTGGTGGTGGCTCCGGTGGCGGTTCCGGGGAGAGCGGCTCCGGAACGGGCGGTGGCGGCAACGGTTCCGGTGGCAGTGGTGGGACCGGCTCCGGTGGCAACGGCTCCGACGGTGGCGGCGATAACGGGACCAGCGGCGGTAGCGGCAACGCATCGGGTGGCTCCGGCGGGAGCGCCGATATCGAAGGCCCGATCACGATCGGTGCGCTGGCCCCGAACCCGGAGAACGATCCCATCGGTGGCTCGATCGTCAACGGCGCGGAGCTCGCGGTCGCGGAGATCAACGAGAACGGCGGGATCGGTGGTGCGGAGGTCGAGTTGGCGGTCGGGAACACCGAGGAAGACCCGTCGACCGGCCAGCAGCGCTACCGCGAGCTCGTTCTGAACCAGGATGCCGACGTCACGACCGGCGTGTTCACCAGCGAGGTTCTCCTGAACATCATGGACGACATCGCCCAACAGCAGACGGTCCACCTCACGGCCGGTGCGGCGAGCACGGAGGTCTCGGCGATGATCGCGGAGGACTACGAGCAGTTCAAATACCACTTCCGGGCGGGGCCGCTCAACGACCTCGATCTCGGCCGGAACCTGATCGACTTCGGGGAGGCCAACTTCGAGGCGATGGGCTGGGATTCGACGTACGCGATGGTCGAGGACTACACGTGGACCGAGCCGATCTCGGAGCTGTTCAACGAGAGCCTCAGCGAGGTCGGCGTCGAGGTGGCGGGCAATCAACGCTACGCGAGCGGAACGACGAACTTCGGGCCGCTGTTCGACGACGTCCAGAGTTCGGATGCGAGCGGGATGTTCACCGCGATGGCCCACACCGGAACCGAGGCGGTGGTCCAGTGGGCCAAGCAGCAACGTCCCTTCGGGTTCGCGGGTATCCACGTCCCGATGCAGCTTCCCTCCTACTACGAGGCGGTCAACGGGGCCTGTCTCTACGGCGTGACCCAGACCTCCGCGACGCCACAGAGCGAGGTCACCGAGAAGACCCAGCCGTTCGTCGAGGCCTACAACGAGGAGTACGACAGCTACCCGGTCTACACCGGCTATATCGCGTACGATGCGGTCAAACTCTACGCCGCGATGGTCGAGCAGACGGGCACGACCGACGCCGACGAGCTGGTGTCGGCGATGGAGGAGGCCTCGTTCACCGCGACGACGGGGAACCTCCAGTTCTACGGTCGCGATGAGAATCATCCCCACGACCCGATCTACAGCGAGGACGCCATCTACCCGGTCTTTCTCCAGTGGCAGGAGGGCGAGGACGGCGGCGGGGTCCAGGAAGTCATCTGGCCCGAACAGTACAAGACCGCCGACTACCAGCCGCCCGCCTGGATCTGA